A genomic window from Algoriphagus sp. Y33 includes:
- a CDS encoding restriction endonuclease: protein MDKHFIYKYDDLFNPTLKALKKLGDSGAVSEIEEEVAQLLGLTEEAINEGHGKGNTTKLSYRLAWARNYLKQYGLLENSSRGVWALTEEGQKVLEVNKEKVKRAVVKKDREQRLAKKEKDSPELQSTTEEIEGFSWQDKLLDTLRSIHPDQFERLCQRLLRELGFVNVEVTGKTNDGGIDGKGIIRIGGVLSFHVVFQAKRYQGSVSSSVIRDFRGAMSGRADKGLIMTTGSFTREAKKEAQRNGAIPIDLIDGNDFAEKLKELKLGVSVELVEEVKIKPEWFKNI, encoded by the coding sequence ATGGACAAACACTTCATCTACAAATACGACGACCTTTTCAACCCTACCCTGAAAGCACTGAAAAAGCTTGGTGACTCTGGGGCGGTAAGTGAGATCGAAGAGGAAGTGGCTCAACTTTTAGGCCTGACCGAAGAAGCCATTAATGAAGGTCATGGGAAAGGGAATACCACCAAATTATCCTATAGACTTGCTTGGGCGAGGAATTATCTGAAACAATACGGGCTCTTAGAAAACTCTTCCAGAGGAGTATGGGCTTTGACTGAGGAAGGGCAAAAGGTATTGGAAGTCAACAAGGAAAAAGTTAAACGGGCTGTTGTCAAAAAAGACCGGGAACAGCGACTTGCAAAAAAGGAAAAGGACTCTCCTGAACTTCAATCCACTACTGAGGAAATTGAGGGATTTTCTTGGCAAGACAAGCTGCTGGACACGTTAAGGAGCATCCATCCCGATCAGTTCGAAAGACTTTGTCAACGACTCTTAAGAGAATTGGGGTTTGTTAATGTGGAAGTAACCGGAAAGACCAATGACGGTGGAATTGATGGAAAGGGAATAATACGGATTGGAGGGGTGCTCTCCTTTCATGTGGTATTTCAGGCCAAACGATACCAGGGATCGGTTTCTTCTTCTGTGATTCGGGACTTTAGAGGTGCGATGAGTGGCCGAGCCGACAAAGGCCTGATCATGACCACTGGGAGTTTTACCAGGGAAGCCAAAAAAGAGGCGCAGCGGAACGGTGCTATTCCCATTGACTTGATCGATGGAAATGACTTTGCAGAAAAACTAAAAGAGCTAAAGCTGGGTGTAAGCGTCGAATTGGTTGAAGAAGTGAAAATCAAGCCTGAGTGGTTTAAGAATATTTAA